The proteins below come from a single Mycobacterium parmense genomic window:
- the guaB gene encoding IMP dehydrogenase, which translates to MSRGMSNLEDSSDLVASPYVREAPLGGLADGSVFTGGDNPYKVAMMGLTFDDVLLLPAASDVVPATADTSSQLTKKIRLKVPLVSSAMDTVTESRMAIAMARAGGMGVLHRNLPVAEQAGQVEMVKRSEAGMVTDPVTCRPDNTLAQVDAMCARFRISGLPVVDDSGALVGIITNRDMRFEVDQTKKVAEVMTKAPLITAQEGVSADAALGLLRRNKIEKLPVVDGHGRLTGLITVKDFVKTEQHPLATKDSDGRLLVGAAVGVGGDAWVRAMMLVDAGVDVLIVDTAHAHNRLVLDMVGKLKAEVGERVEIIGGNVATRSAAAALIEAGADAVKVGVGPGSICTTRVVAGVGAPQITAILEAVAVCGPAGVPVIADGGLQYSGDIAKALAAGASTAMLGSLLAGTAEAPGELIFVNGKQFKSYRGMGSLGAMAGRAGPAGTGKSYSKDRYFADDALSEDKLVPEGIEGRVPFRGPLSSVIHQLTGGLRAAMGYTGSPTIESLQQAQFVRITAAGLRESHPHDVAMTVEAPNYFAR; encoded by the coding sequence ATGTCCCGTGGCATGTCCAACCTCGAAGACAGCTCCGACCTGGTTGCCAGCCCGTACGTGCGCGAGGCCCCCCTCGGGGGGCTCGCGGACGGCTCCGTGTTCACCGGCGGGGACAACCCCTACAAAGTGGCGATGATGGGACTGACGTTCGACGACGTGCTGCTGTTGCCCGCCGCATCGGACGTGGTGCCGGCGACGGCGGATACCTCCAGCCAGCTCACCAAGAAGATCAGGCTCAAGGTGCCGCTGGTCAGCTCCGCGATGGACACGGTCACCGAATCGCGGATGGCGATCGCAATGGCGCGCGCGGGCGGGATGGGGGTGCTGCACCGCAACCTGCCGGTCGCCGAACAAGCCGGTCAGGTCGAGATGGTGAAGCGCTCCGAGGCGGGCATGGTCACCGACCCGGTCACCTGTCGGCCGGACAACACGCTGGCCCAGGTCGACGCGATGTGCGCACGGTTCCGGATCTCCGGGCTGCCCGTGGTCGACGACTCCGGCGCCCTGGTGGGCATCATCACCAATCGCGACATGCGATTCGAGGTCGACCAGACCAAGAAGGTCGCCGAGGTGATGACCAAGGCCCCGCTGATCACCGCGCAGGAGGGCGTCAGCGCCGACGCGGCGCTGGGCCTGTTGCGCCGCAACAAGATCGAGAAGCTGCCCGTCGTCGACGGCCACGGCCGGCTGACCGGGCTGATCACCGTCAAGGACTTCGTCAAGACCGAGCAGCACCCGCTGGCCACCAAGGACAGCGACGGCCGGCTCCTGGTGGGTGCCGCCGTCGGCGTCGGCGGCGACGCCTGGGTCCGCGCGATGATGCTGGTCGACGCCGGCGTGGACGTGCTGATCGTGGACACCGCCCACGCGCACAACCGGCTGGTGCTCGACATGGTCGGCAAGCTCAAGGCCGAGGTCGGCGAACGCGTCGAGATCATCGGCGGCAACGTCGCCACCCGGTCGGCCGCCGCGGCGCTGATCGAGGCCGGCGCCGACGCGGTGAAGGTCGGCGTGGGGCCGGGATCGATCTGCACGACCCGGGTGGTCGCGGGCGTCGGCGCCCCGCAGATCACCGCGATCCTGGAGGCCGTCGCGGTGTGCGGTCCGGCGGGCGTGCCGGTGATCGCCGACGGCGGACTGCAGTACTCGGGCGACATCGCCAAGGCGCTGGCCGCCGGCGCGTCGACGGCCATGCTGGGCTCGTTGCTGGCCGGCACCGCCGAGGCGCCGGGCGAGCTGATCTTCGTCAACGGCAAGCAGTTCAAGAGCTACCGGGGCATGGGGTCGCTGGGTGCCATGGCCGGGCGGGCCGGGCCTGCTGGGACGGGCAAGTCGTACTCCAAGGACCGCTACTTCGCCGACGACGCACTGTCGGAGGACAAGCTGGTGCCCGAGGGTATCGAGGGCAGGGTGCCGTTCCGCGGACCGCTGTCGTCGGTGATCCACCAGCTCACCGGCGGCCTGCGGGCCGCCATGGGCTACACCGGCTCGCCTACCATCGAGTCGTTGCAGCAGGCGCAGTTCGTGCGGATCACGGCGGCCGGGTTGCGGGAAAGCCACCCGCACGACGTCGCGATGACCGTCGAAGCGCCCAACTACTTCGCGCGCTGA
- a CDS encoding TauD/TfdA dioxygenase family protein: MTDSITVTKLGSHIGARVDGVRLGGDLDAATVEGIRQALLAHKVIFFRDQRHLDDQQQLAFAGLLGTPIGHPAASVLSAENAPIITPINSEYGKATRWHTDVTFAANYPAASILRAVTLPTYGGSTLWASTAAAYAQLPEPLKQLVENLWALHSNRFDYITEEAQAAMNDAQKAFRQAFEKREFRTEHPVVRVHPETGERTLLAGDFVRNFVGLDSYESTVLLDLLQRRITAPENTVRWAWEAGDVAIWDNRATQHRAVDDYDNQPRLMHRVTLMGDVPVDVHGERSRVVSGAPLEAIAS; the protein is encoded by the coding sequence ATGACAGACTCGATCACCGTCACCAAGCTCGGCAGCCACATCGGCGCCCGCGTCGACGGGGTGCGCCTCGGTGGCGACCTCGACGCCGCCACCGTCGAGGGAATCCGCCAGGCGCTGCTGGCACACAAGGTGATCTTCTTCCGGGACCAGCGCCACCTCGACGACCAGCAGCAACTGGCCTTCGCCGGCCTCCTCGGCACCCCGATCGGCCACCCGGCCGCCTCGGTCCTGTCCGCCGAGAACGCCCCGATCATCACCCCGATCAACTCCGAGTACGGCAAGGCCACCCGCTGGCACACCGACGTCACGTTCGCGGCCAACTACCCGGCGGCCTCGATCCTGCGGGCGGTCACCCTGCCCACCTACGGCGGTTCGACGCTGTGGGCGTCCACCGCCGCGGCCTACGCGCAGCTGCCCGAGCCCCTCAAGCAGCTGGTCGAGAACCTGTGGGCGCTGCACAGCAACCGCTTCGACTACATCACCGAAGAGGCCCAGGCCGCCATGAACGACGCGCAGAAGGCTTTCCGGCAAGCCTTCGAGAAGCGCGAATTCCGCACCGAGCACCCCGTCGTGCGGGTGCACCCGGAGACCGGTGAGCGAACCCTGCTGGCTGGAGACTTCGTCCGCAACTTCGTCGGCCTGGACAGCTACGAGTCGACAGTGCTGCTCGACCTGTTGCAGCGGCGAATCACGGCCCCCGAGAACACCGTTCGCTGGGCGTGGGAGGCGGGCGACGTCGCGATCTGGGACAACCGGGCCACGCAGCACCGAGCCGTCGACGACTACGACAACCAGCCCCGGCTGATGCACCGCGTCACGCTGATGGGCGACGTTCCGGTGGACGTTCACGGCGAGCGCAGCCGGGTGGTCAGCGGCGCCCCCCTCGAGGCGATCGCGAGCTAG
- a CDS encoding GMC family oxidoreductase, producing the protein MKPDYDVLIIGSGFGGSVTALRLTEKGYRVGVLEAGRRFADEEFAETSWNLRKFLWAPRLGCYGIQRIHPLKNVLILAGAGVGGGSLNYANTLYVPPEPFFADRQWAHITDWRDELMPHYDQAQRMLGVVQNPTFTDADRVLKEVADDMGCGDTFVPTPVGVFFGPDGTKKPGETVPDPFFGGAGPARTGCLECGSCMTGCRYGAKNTLVKNYLGLAESAGAQVIPMTTVKGFRQRSDGLWEVRAVRTGSWLRRDRRTFTASYLVLAAGTWGTQHLMFKMRDKGVLPRLSKQLGVLTRTNSESIVGAGKLEVDPNLDLTHGVAITSSIHPTSDTHVEPCRYGKGSNAMGLLQTLMTDGTGPGGTDVPRWRQLLEQAGEDPRRMLRLLNPRQWSERTMIALVMQHLDNSITTYTKRGKLGIRWYTSKQGHGDPNPAWNPVGNEVTRRIAAKIDGVAGGTWGELFNIPLTAHFLGGAAISDSPERGVIDPYHRVYNYPTLYVVDGAAISANLGVNPSLSITAQAERAASLWPNKGENDERPLQGDAYRRMEPIAPKQPVVPADAPGALRWLPIDPVSHAG; encoded by the coding sequence ATGAAGCCGGATTACGACGTCCTGATCATCGGTTCGGGATTCGGGGGCAGCGTCACCGCGTTGCGGCTGACGGAAAAGGGTTATCGCGTAGGCGTTCTGGAAGCCGGTCGCCGCTTCGCCGACGAGGAGTTCGCCGAGACATCCTGGAACCTGCGGAAGTTCCTGTGGGCGCCGAGGCTGGGCTGCTACGGCATCCAGCGCATCCACCCGCTGAAGAACGTGCTGATCCTGGCCGGCGCGGGAGTGGGCGGCGGGTCGCTGAACTACGCCAACACCCTGTACGTGCCGCCGGAGCCGTTCTTCGCCGACCGGCAGTGGGCACACATCACCGACTGGCGCGACGAGCTGATGCCCCACTACGACCAGGCGCAACGGATGCTCGGCGTGGTGCAGAATCCGACGTTCACCGACGCCGATCGCGTCCTCAAAGAGGTCGCCGACGACATGGGGTGCGGTGACACGTTCGTGCCGACCCCGGTCGGGGTTTTCTTCGGGCCCGACGGCACCAAGAAGCCCGGCGAGACGGTGCCCGACCCGTTCTTCGGGGGCGCGGGTCCGGCGCGGACGGGCTGTTTGGAATGCGGGTCCTGCATGACCGGCTGCCGCTACGGGGCCAAGAACACCCTGGTGAAGAACTACTTGGGCCTCGCCGAATCCGCTGGGGCGCAAGTGATTCCGATGACAACCGTCAAGGGCTTCCGGCAGCGCTCCGACGGGCTCTGGGAGGTTCGCGCCGTGCGCACCGGCAGCTGGCTGCGCCGCGATCGGCGCACCTTCACCGCGTCGTACCTGGTGCTGGCCGCCGGCACCTGGGGGACCCAGCACCTGATGTTCAAGATGCGCGACAAGGGCGTGCTGCCGCGGCTTTCCAAGCAGCTGGGCGTGCTGACGCGCACCAACTCCGAGTCGATCGTCGGCGCCGGCAAGCTGGAGGTCGACCCCAATCTCGACCTGACCCACGGGGTCGCGATCACGTCCTCGATCCACCCGACGTCGGACACCCACGTCGAACCGTGCCGCTACGGCAAGGGCTCCAACGCGATGGGGCTGCTGCAGACGCTGATGACCGACGGCACGGGTCCCGGCGGCACCGACGTCCCACGGTGGCGCCAACTCCTGGAGCAGGCCGGCGAGGACCCCCGCCGCATGCTGCGGCTGCTCAACCCCCGCCAGTGGAGCGAGCGCACGATGATCGCGCTGGTGATGCAGCACCTGGACAATTCGATCACCACCTACACCAAGCGCGGCAAGCTCGGCATCCGCTGGTACACCAGCAAACAGGGCCACGGCGACCCCAACCCCGCCTGGAACCCGGTGGGCAACGAGGTCACGCGCCGCATCGCCGCCAAGATCGACGGCGTGGCCGGTGGCACCTGGGGCGAGCTGTTCAACATCCCGCTCACCGCGCACTTCCTGGGGGGCGCGGCGATCAGCGACAGCCCCGAGCGCGGGGTCATCGACCCCTACCACCGGGTCTACAACTACCCGACGCTGTACGTGGTGGACGGCGCGGCGATCTCGGCGAACCTCGGGGTGAACCCGTCGCTGTCCATCACCGCGCAGGCCGAGCGCGCCGCGTCGCTCTGGCCGAACAAGGGTGAGAACGACGAGCGGCCGCTACAGGGCGACGCCTACCGGCGGATGGAGCCGATAGCGCCGAAGCAACCGGTGGTGCCCGCCGATGCTCCGGGCGCGTTGCGATGGTTGCCGATCGACCCGGTCAGCCACGCAGGCTGA
- a CDS encoding GuaB3 family IMP dehydrogenase-related protein has translation MVEIGMGRNARRTYELSEVSIVPSRRTRSSQDVSTAWQLDAYRFEIPVVAHPTDALVSPEFAIELGRLGGLGVLNGEGLIGRHADVQAKVAQLVEAASKEPEPSAAIRLLQELHAAPLDPDLLGSAVARIREAGVTTAVRVSPQNAQALTPVLLQAGIDLLVIQGTIVSAERVASDGEPLNLKTFIAELDIPVVAGGVLDHRTALHLMRTGAAGVIVGYGSTRGVTTSDEVLGISVPMATAIADAAAARREYLDETGGRYVHVLADGDIHTSGELAKAIACGADAVVLGTPLAESAEALGGGWFWPAAAAHPSLPRGALLQIAVAERPSLDQVLNGPSDDPFGSLNLVGGLRRSMAKAGYCDLKEFQKVGLTVGS, from the coding sequence ATGGTCGAAATCGGGATGGGCCGCAACGCCCGTCGCACGTACGAACTCAGCGAAGTCAGCATCGTTCCCTCGCGGCGCACGCGCTCGTCGCAGGATGTGTCGACCGCCTGGCAGCTGGACGCTTACCGGTTCGAGATCCCGGTGGTGGCCCATCCGACCGACGCCCTGGTGTCGCCGGAGTTCGCCATCGAACTCGGGCGGCTCGGCGGCCTCGGGGTGCTCAACGGCGAGGGGCTGATCGGCCGGCACGCCGACGTGCAGGCCAAGGTCGCCCAACTGGTCGAGGCCGCGAGCAAGGAGCCCGAACCCTCGGCGGCGATCCGGCTGTTGCAGGAGTTGCACGCGGCACCGCTGGACCCGGACCTGCTGGGCTCCGCGGTCGCGCGAATCCGCGAGGCCGGGGTGACCACCGCGGTGCGGGTCAGCCCGCAGAACGCGCAGGCGCTGACGCCGGTGCTGTTGCAGGCCGGGATCGACCTGCTCGTCATCCAGGGCACCATCGTCTCCGCCGAGAGGGTCGCCAGCGACGGTGAGCCGCTGAACCTGAAGACGTTCATCGCCGAGTTGGACATCCCGGTGGTCGCCGGCGGCGTGCTCGACCACCGCACCGCGCTGCACCTGATGCGCACCGGCGCGGCGGGCGTCATCGTCGGCTACGGCTCCACCCGGGGCGTGACCACCTCCGACGAGGTTTTGGGCATCAGCGTGCCGATGGCCACGGCGATCGCCGACGCCGCGGCCGCGCGCCGTGAGTACCTGGACGAGACGGGCGGCCGGTACGTGCACGTGCTGGCCGACGGCGACATCCACACCTCCGGCGAGCTGGCCAAGGCCATCGCCTGTGGCGCCGACGCGGTGGTGCTGGGCACGCCACTGGCCGAATCCGCGGAGGCGCTCGGCGGTGGCTGGTTCTGGCCGGCGGCCGCGGCGCACCCCTCGTTGCCGCGTGGCGCGCTGTTGCAGATCGCCGTCGCTGAACGCCCGTCACTCGATCAGGTACTCAACGGGCCCTCCGACGACCCGTTCGGCAGCCTCAACCTGGTTGGCGGCCTGCGCCGGTCGATGGCCAAGGCCGGTTATTGCGACCTCAAGGAGTTCCAGAAGGTCGGCCTGACCGTCGGAAGCTAG
- a CDS encoding anti-sigma-D factor RsdA, which produces MTMPEFGYALGDQPALDEVARTDLLVDALAARRPVELDDRDDDALAALLEDWRDDLRWPPASALVSPEQAIEALRTGLAERRHGRRGLATIGSVAAALLMLSGFGAMVVEARPGDTLYGLHAMFFDQPRVNDSHIELSAKAELAKVQQMIDEGQWDQAHNQLAEVSSTVQSMDDGAGKHDLMDQVNLLNTRVQSRNPNATLPAPAVSPGPAGPLPAATTAVPPSQPAPGESQSPAPSLPATPSTTPSSGRHRHHPHTTVPPADAPSGTP; this is translated from the coding sequence GTGACTATGCCTGAATTCGGATACGCCCTCGGCGACCAGCCGGCCCTGGACGAGGTGGCCCGCACCGACCTGCTCGTCGACGCGCTGGCCGCGCGCCGCCCGGTCGAGCTCGACGACCGTGACGACGATGCGCTGGCCGCCCTGCTGGAGGACTGGCGCGACGACCTGAGGTGGCCACCGGCCAGCGCCCTGGTCTCGCCGGAACAGGCCATCGAAGCCCTGCGCACGGGACTCGCGGAGCGCCGGCACGGGCGCCGCGGCCTGGCGACGATCGGATCCGTCGCCGCTGCGCTGCTGATGCTGAGCGGCTTCGGCGCCATGGTCGTCGAGGCCCGTCCGGGCGACACCCTGTACGGCCTGCACGCCATGTTCTTCGACCAGCCGCGGGTCAACGACAGTCACATCGAGCTGTCGGCCAAGGCCGAGCTGGCCAAGGTCCAGCAAATGATCGACGAAGGGCAGTGGGACCAGGCGCACAATCAGCTCGCCGAGGTGAGTTCCACCGTGCAGTCGATGGACGACGGCGCCGGCAAACACGACCTGATGGATCAGGTGAACCTGCTCAACACCCGGGTGCAGTCGCGCAACCCGAATGCGACGCTGCCCGCGCCGGCCGTCTCGCCGGGCCCCGCCGGCCCGCTTCCGGCCGCCACCACCGCGGTGCCGCCGAGCCAACCGGCTCCCGGCGAATCGCAGAGCCCGGCGCCGTCCTTGCCGGCCACGCCGTCGACCACCCCGTCGTCGGGGCGGCACCGGCATCACCCGCACACGACGGTGCCACCCGCGGACGCACCCAGCGGCACGCCCTGA
- a CDS encoding sigma-70 family RNA polymerase sigma factor, with translation MTLQGERLDAAVAQAVTGDSNALREVLETIRPIVVRYCRARVGTVERGGLSADDVAQEVCLATITALPRYRDRGRPFLAFLYGIAAHKVADAHRAAGRDLAYPAESVPERWSREAGPEQRAIEAESVSRMSDLLEILPAKQREILILRVVVGLSAEETAAAVGSTTGAVRVAQHRALSRLKSEIVAAGDYA, from the coding sequence ATGACACTTCAAGGAGAACGTCTCGACGCTGCGGTCGCGCAGGCCGTGACGGGGGACAGCAACGCATTACGGGAGGTGCTGGAGACCATCCGCCCGATTGTCGTGCGATATTGCCGGGCGCGAGTCGGCACCGTCGAGCGGGGTGGCCTGTCAGCCGACGACGTGGCACAGGAGGTGTGCTTGGCCACCATCACCGCGCTGCCGCGCTACCGGGACCGCGGGCGGCCGTTCCTGGCGTTCCTCTACGGCATCGCGGCCCACAAGGTCGCGGACGCCCACCGGGCCGCCGGGCGCGATCTCGCCTACCCCGCCGAGTCGGTGCCGGAGCGCTGGTCGCGCGAAGCCGGCCCGGAACAGCGGGCCATCGAGGCCGAATCCGTGAGCAGGATGAGCGACCTGCTGGAAATCCTGCCTGCCAAGCAGCGCGAGATCCTGATCCTGCGCGTGGTGGTCGGCCTGTCCGCCGAGGAGACGGCCGCCGCGGTCGGCAGCACCACCGGCGCGGTCCGGGTGGCGCAGCACCGCGCGCTGTCGCGGCTCAAGTCCGAGATCGTCGCGGCGGGTGACTATGCCTGA
- a CDS encoding DUF5319 domain-containing protein: MRDHLPPGLPPDPFADDPCDPSAALDAVEPGQPLDQQERMAVEADLADLAVYEALLANRGIRGLVVCCDECQQDHYHDWDMLRANLLQLLIDGTVRPHEPAYDPEPDAYVTWDYCRGYADASLNEATSDADGFHRR; this comes from the coding sequence GTGCGCGACCACCTCCCGCCGGGTTTGCCGCCCGACCCGTTCGCAGACGACCCCTGTGACCCGTCGGCGGCGCTGGACGCCGTAGAGCCGGGCCAGCCGCTCGATCAGCAAGAGCGCATGGCGGTCGAGGCCGACCTGGCCGATCTGGCCGTGTACGAGGCCTTGCTGGCCAACCGCGGCATCCGCGGACTCGTGGTGTGCTGCGACGAATGCCAGCAGGACCACTATCACGACTGGGACATGCTGCGCGCCAACCTGCTGCAGCTGTTGATCGACGGTACCGTCCGTCCGCACGAGCCCGCCTACGACCCGGAGCCCGACGCCTACGTGACGTGGGACTACTGCCGGGGCTACGCCGACGCCTCGCTGAACGAGGCGACATCCGACGCGGACGGATTTCACCGGCGCTGA